From Candidatus Methanoperedens sp., one genomic window encodes:
- a CDS encoding GYD domain-containing protein, with the protein MAIYIIISNLTDEGARTLKKNPGRVKEVNDELKDMGVNVIDQYAVLGNFDFVTIVEADDETVTSAVVEIASRGSIKTATYRAIPINEFINSLK; encoded by the coding sequence GTGGCAATATATATCATAATCTCGAACCTGACAGATGAAGGTGCCAGGACTCTTAAGAAGAACCCTGGCAGAGTGAAAGAAGTAAATGACGAGCTCAAAGACATGGGTGTGAATGTGATTGACCAGTACGCTGTCCTGGGAAATTTTGACTTTGTGACCATCGTGGAAGCAGATGATGAAACTGTTACCAGTGCAGTCGTTGAAATCGCATCGCGCGGTAGTATCAAAACAGCTACATACAGGGCAATACCGATCAATGAGTTCATCAATTCGCTTAAATAA
- a CDS encoding arginine decarboxylase, pyruvoyl-dependent has translation MIPKHFFLTKGVGKHKEYLQSFELALRDAGIQYCNLVNVSSIIPPDCKLIPKEKGLKMLEPGEITFTVLARNSTNEPHRLIAASIGAAIPSGKNNYGYLSEHHSFGQTDETAGDYSEDLAATMLATTMGLQFDPETAWDERKQLFKTSGLIIKTTNITQSANGDKNGLWTTAIASAVFIP, from the coding sequence ATGATTCCTAAGCATTTTTTCCTGACTAAGGGTGTGGGCAAACATAAAGAATACTTACAATCCTTTGAATTAGCTTTAAGAGACGCTGGTATACAGTATTGCAACCTGGTAAACGTTTCCAGCATAATCCCACCGGATTGCAAGCTCATCCCAAAGGAAAAAGGGCTGAAAATGCTAGAACCCGGAGAAATAACCTTTACAGTTCTTGCCAGGAATTCAACAAATGAGCCTCACAGGTTAATTGCAGCATCAATAGGAGCAGCAATCCCATCAGGCAAGAACAATTACGGGTACCTTTCTGAGCATCACTCTTTTGGACAGACAGATGAGACGGCAGGAGACTATTCTGAAGATCTGGCTGCAACAATGCTTGCAACAACAATGGGACTTCAGTTTGATCCTGAAACTGCATGGGACGAGAGGAAACAGTTGTTCAAGACCAGCGGATTGATAATCAAAACAACCAACATAACCCAATCGGCAAACGGTGATAAAAACGGCTTATGGACAACAGCTATCGCATCTGCTGTTTTCATACCATAA
- a CDS encoding alpha/beta fold hydrolase, whose protein sequence is MAINLDNIQITRNKFFNELEGIFPPATVGKTPFEVVDEDSRFNFKLLRYVTEKDSKRILLIVPHIINRPYILDLNDDVSVIRKFCEYDFSVYMFDWGYPTIEQRKVSFSDYVHYLDKAVDLIFKERRIKRVIVIGYCTGGIISLMYASLHPEKVEKLILLATPVDFSRWYDPRILWGKVFDVRSIVSLYGNVPGELILFFGRNLFMYYLPFFSMRAEFNKELSTYESWRDALRINRWLMDTPMIPGSTYIQFIEDCYQQNLLIKNLMKIDSQIVDLRKIHCPVLNILAKYDHIVPLSSGKALKDVYSGESYEEIVFPSSHTGLSVSREAHLNLWPKVCKWIGRTE, encoded by the coding sequence ATGGCGATTAACCTGGATAATATCCAGATAACCAGAAACAAATTTTTCAACGAATTAGAGGGAATTTTTCCTCCTGCCACTGTGGGAAAAACACCTTTTGAAGTAGTAGATGAGGATAGCAGATTTAATTTTAAGCTTCTTCGATATGTAACAGAAAAGGATAGCAAGAGGATTTTACTCATTGTTCCACATATAATAAACAGACCTTATATCCTTGATCTCAATGATGATGTCAGCGTCATAAGAAAGTTCTGTGAATATGATTTTTCAGTTTATATGTTTGATTGGGGCTATCCAACAATAGAGCAAAGAAAAGTCTCCTTTTCAGATTATGTACATTATTTGGATAAGGCGGTGGATCTTATTTTCAAGGAAAGAAGGATTAAACGGGTTATAGTTATAGGATACTGCACAGGAGGCATAATTTCTCTCATGTACGCCTCTTTACATCCTGAGAAAGTGGAAAAGCTTATTCTACTGGCAACGCCTGTGGATTTTTCCAGGTGGTATGATCCGAGGATACTATGGGGAAAGGTATTTGACGTTCGCAGCATTGTGTCTCTCTACGGTAATGTGCCAGGTGAGTTAATTCTCTTTTTTGGCCGTAACTTGTTTATGTATTATCTTCCATTTTTCTCGATGCGAGCGGAATTTAATAAGGAGTTATCGACTTACGAGTCGTGGCGTGATGCTTTAAGAATAAATAGATGGTTAATGGATACGCCTATGATACCCGGCTCTACTTATATTCAATTCATTGAGGATTGCTACCAGCAAAATTTGCTAATCAAAAATTTGATGAAAATCGATTCCCAAATCGTTGACCTGAGAAAAATTCACTGTCCTGTGCTTAACATATTGGCAAAATATGACCACATTGTTCCTTTATCATCAGGTAAAGCGCTAAAAGATGTTTATTCAGGGGAGAGTTATGAAGAAATCGTCTTCCCTTCATCCCACACTGGTCTTTCTGTGAGCAGGGAAGCTCATTTGAATCTGTGGCCAAAAGTTTGTAAATGGATAGGGCGGACTGAATGA
- a CDS encoding phosphoribosyltransferase, whose amino-acid sequence MEKSPDTLKCYLVSWDEVYRLAKILAFKIKNSGFKPDLVIGIARGGLVPARIVCDFLLQKDLAAIKVEHWGIAAIALGKAKIKFPLPIDISGKKILIVDDVADTGDTFTATVDYVKGKNPLDVKSSVLHYKTCSSFVPDYWAEKQDEWKWIIYPWAVYEDLTGFIQRALIKPMTRGEIRKALKNNFDISIPKKDLMEMLNDMHAEGKIRKIEKGVRMKWAI is encoded by the coding sequence ATGGAAAAGTCCCCGGATACATTAAAATGCTACCTTGTAAGCTGGGATGAAGTCTACAGGCTGGCAAAAATTTTAGCTTTCAAAATAAAAAATTCAGGATTTAAGCCAGACCTTGTTATAGGTATAGCCAGAGGCGGACTTGTGCCAGCACGTATTGTGTGTGATTTTCTATTACAAAAAGACCTTGCAGCTATAAAAGTTGAACACTGGGGAATCGCCGCGATTGCCCTCGGAAAAGCTAAAATAAAATTCCCTCTTCCAATAGACATTTCCGGAAAGAAGATATTGATTGTGGATGATGTCGCGGATACTGGAGACACTTTTACTGCGACTGTGGATTACGTAAAGGGAAAGAATCCTTTAGACGTTAAAAGCTCAGTGCTGCATTATAAGACATGTTCATCATTTGTCCCTGATTACTGGGCAGAAAAGCAAGATGAATGGAAATGGATAATATATCCCTGGGCTGTTTATGAAGATCTGACGGGATTTATTCAAAGGGCATTGATCAAACCCATGACTCGCGGAGAGATAAGGAAAGCTCTTAAGAACAATTTCGACATCAGCATACCAAAAAAAGACCTTATGGAAATGTTAAATGATATGCATGCGGAAGGAAAAATCCGGAAAATAGAAAAAGGGGTACGGATGAAGTGGGCCATTTAA
- a CDS encoding amino acid permease: MSEKAALKRELGLFEVTLSGIGIILGAGIYALIGEASGLAGNSLWLSFAVSALIAIFTGLSYAELSSMFPKASAEYEYTAHAFGKRLAFIIGWLIILSGAIGASTVALGFGGYFKELFSMPIITSAFVLVIVLSFLLFLGIKESALFAVVATLIETSGLLIIIFIGVPYLGKVDYFEMPLGMAGVFQASALVFFAYTGFESIVKLSEETKSPEKTIPKGLILAILTSVLLYILVAISAVSVVGWESLSRSDAPLADIAFTAFGSNAFIMLSIIALFSTANTVLLMMLGSSRIMYGMADSLHLPPILSKIHSLRRTPWTAIIMTGVLSLLFIFAGNISFVANIANFTLFVTFFVINASMIVLRYRETDMKRPFRVPLTIGRFPLLALLGMLVSAFMILQLEAEVVLVGTALVVVGGLLSFVNWKK, translated from the coding sequence ATGAGTGAAAAAGCGGCATTGAAACGTGAGCTGGGATTGTTTGAGGTAACTCTTTCTGGGATCGGGATAATCCTGGGAGCGGGGATATATGCACTCATTGGAGAAGCGTCCGGGCTTGCAGGGAATTCCTTATGGCTGTCATTTGCAGTCTCGGCATTGATAGCGATATTCACAGGACTGAGTTATGCAGAGCTCTCCTCCATGTTCCCTAAAGCAAGCGCGGAATACGAATATACTGCACATGCATTTGGAAAAAGGCTGGCCTTTATTATCGGCTGGCTGATAATCTTAAGCGGAGCGATCGGTGCTTCAACTGTAGCTCTCGGATTCGGAGGCTATTTCAAAGAATTGTTCAGTATGCCTATAATTACCTCAGCGTTTGTCCTGGTAATTGTTCTTTCTTTTCTCCTTTTCCTGGGCATAAAGGAATCTGCCTTGTTTGCTGTTGTAGCTACCCTTATTGAAACATCAGGGCTTTTGATCATAATTTTTATAGGTGTTCCTTATCTTGGGAAGGTTGATTACTTTGAAATGCCGCTGGGAATGGCCGGGGTTTTCCAGGCTTCAGCATTGGTTTTTTTCGCATATACGGGATTTGAGAGTATCGTTAAGCTTTCGGAAGAAACGAAATCTCCTGAAAAAACAATTCCAAAGGGATTGATACTTGCAATTTTGACCAGCGTCCTGCTTTATATTCTGGTAGCAATTTCTGCTGTAAGCGTTGTTGGATGGGAAAGTCTGAGTAGATCAGATGCACCTCTTGCAGATATTGCTTTTACAGCTTTTGGGAGCAATGCATTTATAATGCTGAGTATTATTGCTCTTTTTTCAACTGCCAATACCGTTCTTTTGATGATGCTGGGCTCGTCAAGAATAATGTATGGGATGGCTGATTCCTTACATCTGCCCCCTATCCTTTCAAAGATACATTCTTTAAGGAGAACGCCATGGACAGCTATAATAATGACAGGGGTTCTATCGCTGCTGTTTATCTTTGCGGGTAATATCTCATTTGTGGCAAACATTGCCAACTTCACCTTATTCGTAACATTTTTTGTGATAAATGCCTCCATGATCGTATTGAGGTACAGGGAAACGGATATGAAAAGACCCTTCAGGGTACCACTTACAATAGGCAGGTTCCCGCTACTTGCGCTTCTGGGTATGTTAGTCAGTGCATTCATGATCTTGCAGCTTGAAGCAGAGGTTGTTCTTGTGGGGACTGCCCTTGTGGTTGTGGGGGGATTGCTGTCTTTTGTGAACTGGAAGAAATAA